The Bdellovibrio bacteriovorus W nucleotide sequence ACTCAGCAGGGCTTTCAAAGCCTCCCCAAAACGTTTTTTGATATTGAACAAGGCGATGCCATTGTCGGTCTTCTGACCAACGATTTTTGAGGGCTCTTGTGGTTAAGTCTTCAGACGGAGTTTGCGTAAAACCGAGAAGTGGGAAAATCAAGAGCAGAAGGAAGCCCCCCGCTAGGCGGAGGGTCCTCTTTAAACTAGAAAACAAAATTAACCTTGGCAAGATTGAGCCAAAGATACGATCGCCTCAGAAGCGTTTACTTCTGGAGCATAAATGTTTTTGAAGTTTTGTTGAAGAGTGCTGTTGAACTCAGCGCCACAACCTAACATGTCGTTAAGAGTGCTCAAAGTTTCGCCTTGGCCACGAGCGATGTCGTTTTCAAGAGCTACAGAGTTAGACTCGATGAAAGAGTTGATTTCTGCTTTTGCAAAAAGACCTTTACCGCAGTTTGAAGTACCTGATGTGATACCGAAAGTTTGAACACCAGTACCGTTTAAGGTAGCAGCAAGAACCTGAACTGGACCTTGTTCGTTACCAAAAACCATTGAACCTAAACCGCAACCAGCAGTTCCATAAACGCCATTGCCTTTAAGTACGTCACCAGCTGCGTGAGCTGACATTGCAAAACCCAGAGTTGCAAGAACTACGATGAGTGATTTCATTTTTTTCTCCCTTTGAACTAGTTCGACATCATTGTCGAAATATAAATAGGAATAGAAATTATGTTGGACGAAGAGGGCAAAGGCAAGTTCCTGAACTAATCTTAAATGTATTTTTTCTTTAAAAAGACAGAGGTCTGGGAGCATCTATTTCATTGAAATAGGACCCACTTTGGTGATTGTCAGTAATTGATAAAATTGAGGGCAAATAGATTGAATGTCTTGCCTCAAAAGGCCTTAGAAAAGCAGCCAAAAATTATGACAGGGTCGACCAAGCAGGGTGCTTTCTCAATAGCTGAAAAGCTTTCTTGAGTTTTGCTTTTCCCTCTGGAGAGTGGGGCCAAGTGGAAATTCCACTGGGGTGAGGCAAGCAAAGAACATCTACTTTGTGACCCAGGTATTCTGTCTGAATCAGTTGACCGACAACATCGACGAGTTTTGTTTTTTTAGTGTATTGGGCCCCAAGAACTTCTTGGATAGCAATTTTTCCCACAGCTAGGATCAATTCTGGTTGAAGAGTATTTAACTCTCCTTGAATAAAGCTCTGACAATTTTTAATTTCATCCAATGTGGGAACACGATCTCCCTTTTGGGAAACCTTCCCAGGAAAGCATCTTAAAACCGCAGCCATATAAACATTTTCTCGGAAGTGCTCTTCTTCAACACCGGTGTGATCAAGAATCCATTTAAACAAGGTCTTACCAGCGGTGTAGGCGAAGGGACGGCCGTAAGTTGCCTCGTGAATACCAGGGGCTTGGCCTAAGAGGAAGATTTTTGAAATAACCGCTGGGCCATGAACAGGAGTGCCGCAAACGTGGGGGCATCTACGGCAAGATTCTATTTGTTGCTGAATTTTCTTTAAAAGACGCAGCTCTTTCATGTTTCTTTTATACGTGAAAAAAAGGGGGGCTAACAGGCCAGTCTCGATGAAAGTAAGCGGTCTCAGGAAAGATGGTTTTGATCAAAAAAACCTTAAGTCAAATTCAAAGGAACCCTATTCTGCAGAGGGTAATAAGAAGTTTTTTCTTTTCAAGCTGACTTCGCT carries:
- a CDS encoding orotate phosphoribosyltransferase, whose protein sequence is MKSLIVVLATLGFAMSAHAAGDVLKGNGVYGTAGCGLGSMVFGNEQGPVQVLAATLNGTGVQTFGITSGTSNCGKGLFAKAEINSFIESNSVALENDIARGQGETLSTLNDMLGCGAEFNSTLQQNFKNIYAPEVNASEAIVSLAQSCQG
- a CDS encoding uracil-DNA glycosylase (COG1573 Uracil-DNA glycosylase), giving the protein MKELRLLKKIQQQIESCRRCPHVCGTPVHGPAVISKIFLLGQAPGIHEATYGRPFAYTAGKTLFKWILDHTGVEEEHFRENVYMAAVLRCFPGKVSQKGDRVPTLDEIKNCQSFIQGELNTLQPELILAVGKIAIQEVLGAQYTKKTKLVDVVGQLIQTEYLGHKVDVLCLPHPSGISTWPHSPEGKAKLKKAFQLLRKHPAWSTLS